CCAGCGCGGCGGGCAGCGTCGGCATCGCGAGGGAGGCCTCGCGGAGGCGGTCGAACGCCTCGTCGTCGCGCTCGCCGTCGACCCAGAGGCAGACCCCGCGGGGGTCGAGCACCTCCTCGTAGGCGTCGCGGGCGAGCGCGCCCTTCAGCCGCTGGCGGACGTTGTCCTCGAAGCCCGCGTTACACACTTCGAGGTGGATCGGTTCGTCGTCTTCGACGAGCTCCGCGGCGAGACACTTCTCGGGCGCGGCGTACCCGTTGTCGCTCGTCCGCACGCGGTCCGGGTTCGCCTCGGCCCACGCGGCGTCGACCGTGGTTCCGACGCCCTTCACGCCGTACTCGGCCTCGAACGCCGCGGCCGCGTCGGCGTCGCCGCCCATGATCACGTCCTTCGTGAGGTAGACGTCGAGCCGGTCGACCGGGTCGAGCCCGAGCGCGACGTCGCCGAACGCCCACACCTCGCGGACGGGCACCGGCATCGGCTCGCTCGCGACCCGGTCGACGAGCGCCTCCAGTCGGTCGACCGCCCGTTCGCGTTCCATTGACCGCGGCTACGCGGCGGGCGGGCAAACAGGTTACGCTCGGCCGGGGTCACACCCGGTCGATCCGGGCCGCCACGTCGTCCCAGTGGCCGCCCTTCCAGAACCACTGCCCGCAGTCGACACAGCGCCAGCCCGGGCGGTCCATGCCCACGTCGTCCGGGACGTAGTCGGGCCGGTCGGCGTCGGCGGCGGCGTCGACGGTGTCGTCGACATCGGCCCCCGCCTCGGTCGACGCGACGCGCTCGACCGGACCGTTACACGACCCGCACCGGCTCGGCTCCGCGGCGAGTTCGATCCGGAAGCCGGCCGCGTCGAGCTCCCGGAGCTGGTCGAGCACGTCGCGCTCGGTGAGGAGGGCGGCGTCGACCGCGGGGTCGGCGTCGGGGGCCCGGTCGGCGAGGTCGCGGTCGCGGGTGATCAGGACCCGGTCCTCGGCGGCGGCGAGCGCGAGGAGCCGGTCGTCGGCCTCGGTCCCGCGGTCGAGCGCGTAGGCGGCGTCGTACCCGCAGAGCCGCAGGTAGGTGGCGAGTTTGCCGCACATGACGTCGAGGAGGACGGGCGGCAGCTCCGCCGCGGAGGGGTCCGAGCCGTCCGACGGGTCCTCACCCCCGGCGGTCATTCGAGCAGGAACGACCGAAGCCCGTTGAGCGACCGGGCGTTGAGCACCTGTGACGCCTCCGCCCACCCGCGCCGCGCGGTGTGGACCCCGTACCGCGCGTTGTCGAGTTCGCGGGGGGCGTGCGCGTCGGTATTGACGGCGATCGTCGCGCCCGCCTCGATCGCGGCCCGGACGAACTCGCCGTCGGCGTCGAGCCGGGCGGGGTTCGCGTTCACCTCGATCGCGGTCCCGTTCGCCGCGGCCGCCTGCGCGACCGCCTCGATATCCGGGTCGAGTCCGGGCCGCTCGTTGATGAGGCGACCGGTCGGGTGGCCGAGCACGTCGACGTGCGGGTGTGCGACCGCCCGGACCAGCCGCTCGGTGGCCGCGTCCGCGTCCTGTCCGAGCGCGGCGTGGGGCGAGGCGACGACGATATCGAGGGCGGCGAGCGTCTCGTCGTCGGTGGAGAGGCCCCCGTCGGCGTCGATGTTCGCCTCGATCCCGTGGAGGATCGGGATGTCGACCGCGTCGCGGGCCTCCTCGATCGCCGCGGCCTGCTCCTCGATGTCGTCCTCGTCGAGGCCGACCCCGCCGACCATCCCCGGCCCGGTCGCGTGGTCGGTGACGACGTGGTAGTCGTGGCCGCGCTCTTCGGCCGCCGCGGCCATCTCGACGACCGAGAAGCCGCCGTCGGACCAGTCGGTGTGGGTGTGGAGGTCGCCCCGGAGGTCGTCCGGTTCGACGAGGAAGGGGAGCCGTCCCTCGGCGGCCGCCGCGACCTCGCCGCGGTCCTCGCGCAGTTCCGGCGGGACCGGGTCCATGTCGAGCGCGCGGTACACCTCGTCCTCGCTTTCGCCCGCGACGCGGTCGCCGGCCCGGGTCGCGTCCGCCTCCTCGGCGGCTCCGCCGTCCTCGTCGCCGTCGGCGTCCGCGACCTCGCTCCCCTCGCCGTCGACGTCGCTCACGTCGAACAGGCCGTACTCGTTCAGCTTGAGGTCGCGGTCGATGGCGCGGTTGCGGACGGCGACGTTGTGCGCCCGCGATCCGGTGAAGTACTGGAGCGCCGCGCCGAACTCGTCGGGGTCGACGATCCGGAGGTCGACGCGGGTGCCGTCCGCGCGCACGCTCGCCTTCCCGGTGCCCGCCTCGATCGTCGCGTCGGCGGCCGGCCAGTCGGTGAACGCGTCGACGATCGGGTCGCGCTCCTCGCTGGCGACGAGCAGGTCGATGTCACCGATGGTCGGCTTCCAGCGGCGGATCGAGCCGCACACCTCGGCGGCGGCGACGTCGTCGCGGTCGGCGAAGTAGGCGAGCGCGTCGTCCGCGACGGGGCGCGCGTCCCCGAGGCGGGTGCGCTCGCGGGACTCCCGGGCGAACGGGACGTTGTCGAGGATGTTCTGCTCCGTCTTCGCGCCGAACCCGGAGACCTCCCGAATCTCGCCCGCCTCCGCGGCGGCCTCAAGCTCGTCGAGGTCGGTGATTCCGAGCGCGTCGTACAGCGTGCCGACCGTCTTCGGCCCGACGCCCTCGACCGCGGTCAGCCCCGCCATGTCGACGGGGAGCTCCTCGCGGAGGTCGGTCAGCTCCTCGATCGCGCCGGTCTCGACGTACTCGACGATCTTCGCGGCGATGGCGTCGCCGACGCGGTCGATCTCGGCGACCGCGTCCTCGCCCTCGGCCGCGAGCCCCTCGATCGGCGCGGGGTGGTCGCGGACGTTCTCGGCCGCCCGTCGGTAGGCGGTCGGCTTGTACTCGACGCCCGTCGCTTCGAGGAGGTCGGCGAACTCCTCCAACCGGGTCGCGACCTCGTCGTTCCGGCTCATTTGTCCGGAGTTCGGCCGCCCGCCGCTTATATGGTCCGGCGGCTTCCCGACGGGCGACTCCCCGTCCGGCGGCCCGGGCGCGACGGCCCCTCTGCGCGCTCGGATCGCCGCCACCCACAAGTCGCGCGCGGCCCGAGAGATCGACGTGTCCACCGACGACCCGAACCCCGGCCCCGACGACCGCTCCGACCGCAACGTCCTCGGCGGCGACCTCGAACCGTGCGGCCGCGACCCGACCACCGGCTACCTCCGGGACGGGTACTGCCGCGACGTCGAGGGCGACGTCGGCGAACACACGCTCTGTGCGGTCGTCACGGCCGAGTTCCTGCGGTACAGCCGCGACCGGGGCAACGACCTGATCACGCCGCGTCCCGAGTTCGACTTCCCCGGTCTCGAACCGGGCGACCGCTGGTGCCTCTGCGTCGGCCGGTGGGTCGAGGCCGCCGACGCGGGCGTCGCCCCGCCGGTCGTGCTGGAGGCGACGGACGAGTCCGTGCTACGCGCGGTCGACGCCGACAGACTCCGAGAGCACGAGTTCGACCCGGAGGCGTTCGACCCCGGAACGCTCGACTGACGGCTCGGCGACGGGACGGTCCGCCGCCCCGGTGGCTTTTTCGCCCCGGGACGGGAGGTCCGGACATGACGGACGGATCGACCGAGACGCCGGACGACACCGTCGGCGGGCGCGCCGAGCGCAGCCGGGCGACGCTGTGGCTCCTGCTCGACGCCGACCGGCGGGTCGTCGCGGGCGTCGTCCTGTCGCTCGTGTTCCTCGGGCTGGTCGCGGCCGGGACGCTCCTCCCCGGCGCGGCCGGGGCCCTCCGCGGCGGCGACTCGGTCGACGCCCTGTTTCAGGCGCTGCTCACGGCCACGATCACCGGCGTCACGCTCGTCCTCACGCTGAACCAGCTCGTGTTGTCACAGGAGCTCGGCGCGGTCGGCGACCAGCGCGACCGGATGGACGGGGCGATGGAGTTCCGGGAGGACGCGGCCGCGGTCGTCGGCGAGCCGGTCGCCCCCGCCGAGCCGGCGGCGTTTCTCAGCGCGCTCGTCGAGGCGGCGAGCGAGCGCGCGACCGCCCTCGGCGAGGCGGTCGACGGCGCGGTCGACGAGGAGGTGGTGCGCGCGACCGACGAGCTGACCGAGGCCGTCGTCGGAAACGCGGCGCGGACGACAGCGGAACTCGACGGGGCTCGGTTCGGCGCGTTCGAGGTGATCGGGGCCGTCCTCGATTTCAACTACTCGTGGAAGCTGTTCGCCGCCCGGCGGCTCCGCGAGCGGCACGGTGAGGCCCTCAACGAGACCGCGACGGCGGCGCTCGACGAGCTGATCGGGGCGCTGCGGCTGTTCGGCCCCGCCCGTGAACACTTCAAGACGCTGTACTTCCAGTGGGAGCTGATCGACCTGTCGCGGCGGATGCTCGCGTCGGCCGTGCCGGCGCTTCTGGTGGCAGTGGGGATGGTCGCCTTCTTCGACGCGGAGCGGTACGCGGGGTCGGTTCTCGGCGTCGAGGCCGCCGTCGTCTGGGTCGCGGCAGCGGTCGCCGCCTCGCTCGTCCCGTTCGCGCTACTTTTGGCCTACATCCTGCGGATCGCGACGGTGACGGGACGGACGCTCTCCATCGGCCCCTTCATCCTGCGGGAGACGGACGGGGAGACCTGACCGAGGGCCGCGGCGGCGCGGTCCGAGTCACTCGGTCAGCCAGAGCCCGGCGGCGACGACCGCCGCGAGCGCCATCGAGCCGGCGAGCAGCGCGAACGCGGGCCGGAACCCGACCGCGTCGGCGACGACCCCGGCCGCGCCGGGCGCGAGCGCGCCGGCCCCCATGAGCAGGGTCCGAACGACGCCCAGCCCGCCGCCGGCGAGCCGCTCCGGGAGCAGTTCCATCAGGTAGGCGCTGCGGACGGGCTGGAACCCGTGCGAGCCGAGTCCGAACGCGGCGACGACGACCGCGGCCGCGACCGCGCCACCGCCGAGTCCGGGCAGCGCGACGAGCGCGACGAGCGCCGTCGCGGCCAGCCCGAGCGTGGCGACCATCACCGGGAAGCGGCCGACGCGGTCGGAGAGGTCGCCGGTGGCGAGCTGGACGAAGGTCACCGCGAACACCAGCGAGTAGAGGAGGTTCGCGGTCGAGGTCGGGAGCCCGGCGGCCCGCGAGAGGTACAGCGGGAGGAACGCGACCAGCCCGTTGTGCGCGAACGAGAACCCGACGGTCACCAGCACGAACGCCGAGAACCGCGGATTCCGGAACAGTCGGAAGTACTCCGCCGCGCCGGGGGAGTCGTCGGCGTCGGCGTCGGTCTCGGCCCCGAGGCGTTCGTCGCTACGGAGCCGGAGCCCCGTGGCGACCGCGAGCGAGACGGCGAGGACGCCGGTGAGGAGGAAGGGGGCGCGCCAGTCGGCCCCGGGGAGCCGCGCGAGGACGGCCGCAACCGCGGGCGGCGCGGAGAGGGCGGCCACGACGACCGCGGGCGCGGCGACGCCGCCCATCGCGCCGAGCGTGTCGTGGACGCCGAGCATCCGTCCTGTGCGGGCGGGGTAGACGCGGGCGATCAGCCGCACCGAGACGGTCTTGTGGACGCCGGTCCCCGCGCCGACGACGAGCATCGCGGCGACGAGGACGGCGAAGGGGGCGTCGACGACGACCGCGAGCGACCCCGCGCCGGCGACGACCGCGCCCGCGACGATCACCCGCACCGGGCCGAGCCGGTCCGCGACCGCGCCGCTCGGGAACTGGAGCAGCGCGTACACGACCATGAAGCCGGTGAACGCGGTCCCGACGGTGGCGTTGCTCACGCCGTACGCGCCCTGAATCGACTCGAACAGCGGCGGGAAGAGGTAGCGGACGAACTTCCCGAGGAACCAGACGAGCGAGACGAGGACTAAGACGTCGTACTCGCCGATCCGGTCGCGGTTCATCGAATCGTCGTTGACCGGTCACCGAATTAAAAGGGCGGAAGTCGGCAGCGTCCGAGGCGATCCGTCGTCGATCCGGTCAGAACGGGCCTTTGCCGCCGCCCATCATGTCGCCGAGGCCGCCGCCCTCGCCGCCGCCCATCTTCTTCATCATGCGCTGCATGTCGCCCTCGCCCATCCCCTGGAACTGGCCGATCGTCTCCTCCATCATCGAGTGCTGCTCTAAGAGCTGCTGGACCGTCTCCTCGTCGGTGCCGGAGCCGCGGGCGATACGCTCGACGCGGGACTGCCCGACGACGCGGGGGTTCTCCAGCTCCTCCTCCGTCATCGAGTCCATGATGCGCTCGAAGCGGCGCATCCGGTCTTGGGTGACGTCCATCGCGTCGTCCGGCAGCTCGTCCATCATCCCGCCGCCCAGCCCGGGGATCATGTCCATCACCTGATCGAGGGGCCCCATCTTGTTCATCGCGTCCATCTGTCGTTTCATGTCCTTCAGGGTGAACTCCCCCTTCAGCATGTCCTCGGGGTCCCAGTCGTCGTCCTCCTCCTGGGTCTCCTGCATCGCGCGCTCGACGCGCTCGGAGAGCTGCTTGAGGTCGCCCATCCCGAGCAGCCGGGAGATGAACCCGGACGGCTCGAAGCGCTCGATGTCCTGGACCGTCTCGCCGGTCCCGAGGAAGGCGATGGAGGAGTCGGTCTCGTTGACCGCCGTCAGCGCGCCGCCACCCTTCGCGGTCCCGTCGAGCTTGGTGATCATCACGCCCTCGATGCCGATCGACGCCTCGAACTGCCGGGCCTGCTCCTTCGCGCCCTGCCCGATCGCGGCGTCCAAGACGAGCAGCGACCGGTCGGGGTCGACGACGCCCTCGATCTCTTCGATCTCCGCGATGAGGTCGTCTTCGAGCGCGTGGCGACCGGCCGTGTCGACGATGTGGACGTCGGCGTCCTCGGTCTCTTCGAGTCCGGTCCGCGCGATGTCGACCGGGTCGTCGTTGTCGGGGTTCCCGTAGAACTCGACCTCGGCGCGCTCGCACATCTGCTTCGCCTGATCGTACGCCCCCGGCCGGAACGTGTCGGTCTGGATCACCGCGGGTCGGAGCCCCTTCTTCGAGAACCACCACGCCATCTTCGCGGCGGAGGTGGTCTTCCCCGACCCCTGAAGCCCGGCGAGGAGGATCGTCTGGTTCTCCAAGGGGAGTTCGGTGGAGTCGCCGACCAGATCGACCATCTCCTCGTAGACGATCCGGAGGACGTGGTCCCTCGCGGTGGTGCCGCCCGGCGGCTCCTCTTCGAGCGCGCGGGACTTGATCGAGTCGGACAGCTCCATCACGAGGGAGACGTCGACGTCGGCGGAGAGGAGCGACCGCTGGATCTCCTTGACCATCTCCTCGACGTCGCTCTCGGAGAGTCTGGTCTTCCCCTGGAGCTTGTCGAGGCTGCTCCGCAGGGACGTACCGAGGTCGTCGAGTACCATTTGCCGGAGCTAGGCGGGCGACGCGGTAAAGCTTTGTTCGTCGCCGGTCGGGAGGCGGCGTCAGACCTCCTCGGCGATGTACCGTTCGATGCGGGTCACGAGCTCCGGCCGGAACGTCCAGAAGGCGTCCCAGACGTTCGGCTCGTCTTCGAGCGCGAGCAGCGCGACGTGGTCCCCGTCGCCGCCGTCGGGGGGCGTGAACACGACGAACCACGACCGTCGGTAGGGGTAGGAGGTCCCGGCGTGGACCGTCACCGGAAGCGTCGACAGCGACTCCACGTCGCCGACGCCGTACACGTGGACGTCGACGCCGCTCCGGGCGACCCGCTCGTACACCGACCGAGTGCCGCGCTCGTCGTCGATCCGCGAGAGCCGCTGGAACGAGGCGCGCAGCGTGCCGTCACCGTGTTGGGCCGCGATGCGCTCTATCACCCGGGAGACGATGATCAACAAGAGCTTCTCCTTGTTCGACGCGGGGTAGCCGCGGACCCGGAACGCGACCTCGTCTAACCCTTCGAACACGGCCGGAAGCGAGACCTCGTCGAGCTCGATAGCGCCCGTCTTGTACAGGTCGGAGTTGATCAGCAACACCGATTCGAGCAGTTCGTCGAGCGTCGACCGCGCAACGACGGACCCGTTCTCGACGAGGGCGACCACGTCGTCGCCCGACTCGGGGTCGACGGTCTCGCTGATCGAGACCGACTGCCCGTCGAACACCGAGTCCAGCAGCTTCCGGACCGGGTCCGGCGACGACCGGTTCAGGAGGACGAGGTGGCGCTCGGGGGACTCGAGTTCGTCGAAGAACGAGCGGAGCGATTCGACCATACCGGTAGTTCCGGCCGAACGCGGCAAAGAGCTTACCCACGGTCGCGGTCGTCGACGAGCCGCGCGCCGGCCGCATCGACCCGGCACGCCCGCGGCTCGTACCCCGCGTCGGAGAGGCCGGTCCCGAGCGCGAAGACGGTGCGCCCGAGCATCGCCATCGCCGCCTCGCCGCCGGCCGCGTCCACCGCGTCCACCGCCTCGGCCACCTCGGGCACGAGGAGGTCCGCATCGCGGGCGAACCCGCGGGCGGCGTCCATCAGCGTCGGGAGTCGGGGGTCCGCCCGGAGCCGGTCGAGCGCCGCCTCGCCGGCCGCGGAGAGCGCGGTCGTGTCGCCCCCCAACACCTCCTCCGTCGACAGCTCGTCGAAGGTGACGTACTCGACCCGCGCGCTCGCCGGGACGCCGTCGAGTTCGCCGACGCCCGGCGCGCCCGGCTCCAGCCGGACCGGGACCCCGCCGCGCGCCTGCGCGACGACGTCGCCGAGGCCGGTCCCCCGCCCGACCTCCGCGGCGTGTGCGGTCCGCACGAGGTCGTTCTCGGAGCGGCCGCGGTCGAACGCGGCGTTCGCCGCGAGCGCGGCCCCGAGCGCGGCCGCACCGGAGACCCCGAACCCGGCACCGATCGGGAGGTCGGTCTCCACCGCCACGTCGGCTCCTGTAGCGTTCAGGTCGGCGAGGACGTCCTCGACCGCGCCGATCGATCCGCGGTCGCCGTCGATGGTGCGGGAGCCGGAATCAGCGGTGGCGGCCGCGGCGGCGGCGTCGGCCGCGGCGGCGTCGCCAGTCGCCCCGTCGGCCGCGACGTCCGCCGCCGAGACCCGAACCGTCACGCCGTCGGCGAGCGTCACTCCCGCGCCGCGCGACCCGGCGACCGCGGGGTCGTCGGCGGGGTGCGCGCTGAAGAAGGCGGTGACGTGACCCGGGACGAACGCGGTCGCCCGCTGGCTGCTCATATGGCGGCGGACGAACGGGCCGCGATTAACGGTTGTTATCCGAGGCGGCGCGGGCGGAGGACCGGCGCGTGCGCGGCGAGGCGATCCCCCCTCGGCGCGACACCGCAGGCCTAAGTAGCGTCCCGGCGAAACCGGACCGTATGCGAAACCAGTTGCGTCCCGTCCTCGCCGCCGTGCTCGCGCTGGTCCTCCCGGGACTCGGCCATCTCTCCCTGCGCCGATGGGGGCGGGCGCTGCTGTGGCTCCTGACCATCGTCGGCGGCGGAGTGGCGCTGTTCGCGCTGTACGGCGTCGAGCCGGTCGACCCGCTCGCCGACCCGGCGGCGGTGTCGGCGGCGATTCCGACCGACGTGGCGCTGCCTATCGCGCTCCTGTTCACGCTGTCTTCGATCGACGCGTACCTCGTCGGGCGGGCCGACGTGGCGGAGCGCGAGCGGGCCGACGCGGCCGCCGAGGCGATGCGCCGCCGCACCGCGGGCGCGGACGGCGACGACGCCCCCGGCAGCGGGCGGGTGCCGCCGAGCGGGGCCGTCTCCGGCGAGGACGGCGAGACGCTCGAAGTGACGTGTCCCAACTGCGGCAAGGAGACCGACGGTGACATCGACTTCTGTCACTGGTGTACCGAGCCGCTCCCGTGGGCCGAGTCGGAGAGCCGCTGAGCCGTCGGGCCGGACGGGTCGTAGAGTCGCTGAGCCGTCGGGCCGGACGGGTCGGCCGCCGGGCGTCGACGCGAGCGTCGCGGTGGTTTCTCACCGGTGATAACTGAGGGCCAACTATGATATGATCCCGCCGTGAGGATGCGAGTACGGACGCGAACGACGGACGGAACATGAGTCTGAATCCACGACGATACGACGTACGAGAACTGCGCCGGATCGCGGACGCGCCGCGAACCGACGGAGCGGGAGCGCCTCGGGAGCGGGCGCTCCGGCAGCCGAACCGGAACCGGGCCGAGCAGGCGGCGCGCTCGGCCGCGTTCACGGAGCTGCTCCAGCGTCAGCGTGGGAAGCGGCTGAACGGCGGCGGGACCGCGGATCGACCGTATCTGACGGCGATCCCGGCGTCGCCCGCGGCGGAACGCGAGATCGGCGAGTGGCTCGGCTACCTCGTCGACGTCGGCGGCCACGTGCGGGCCCGGGACGCGCTCGCCTACTACGGCGAACTCGACTGGGTCGGCGATGACGCGGTCGCGGCGCTGCGGCGGCGTCTGGAGGGGTTCGACGCCCCCCGACGGGACCGGCCGTTCAGCCCCGCGGACCACCGGATCAGTCTCGTCTCCATCGTCCGGATCGCTTCGTGTGCGAGTGACCAATGAGCGACGACGAATCCACGGACATCAACGACACGGACGAATCGGCAGCGGTCGGCGTGAAACTGGGCAGCACCCGAACGGTACTCGACGTCCCCGACGGACGGGGCGGCCGCGAGCGCCACTCGGTGCTGACCTGCCTGGCGACCTACGAGGACGCCATCACCGGCGAGGAGAAGGTGCTGTTCGGCGAGGAGGCCGCGGTCGAGTACCCGGACCGCGTGCGCTTCATGCTCCGGTCGGGACTCCCCGAGGACGACGACAGCGTGGCGGACGCCGAGCGCTTCTTCGAGGCGGTCGTCGACGCCCACGACGTGCCCGAGGACAGCGCGGTCGTCTACGCGGTCCCCACCATCGACAACGAGGCGGGCGTCGAGAACCTCAAGTCGGTGATCGAGGGCTCCTCGATCGGCCAGATCGAGACGCGTAGCTACCCCGAGTCGCTGTGCGGGGCGATCCCCGCGTACGGCGACGAACTCGACGCGATAGACGAGGTGTTCGTCTCGATCAACCTCGGCTCGACGACGATGGAGGCGTGCGCCTACCGGCGCGGCGAGCAGCTCTCGCCGTTCTCGACCGGCTCGGTGACGGGCAACGAGGTCGACCGCCGCATCGTCGCCGCCGTCGAGGAGGAGAGTCAGGGCCGCGTTCACATCGACCGGACGACCGCCCGGGAGTACAAGGAGCAGCACGCCGACGTGTACGACTTCGAGCCGTTCACGGACGTGATCCAACAGCCCGGCGGCGGGAGCCACGAGTTCACCGTCGACCGCGGCGTGCGCGAGCCGGTCGACCGCTACATCGACGAGGCGGTCGACGTCGTCGCCAACGAGTTCCTCCCCGAACTCGCGAACGACCACCTGAAGCCCTACCAGCTGGCGCTGGGCCGCCCCATCGCCGCCACCGGCGGCATGGCGTGTATCCCCGGACTGACCGAGGAGTTCGAAGAGCGGCTCAGCGACGAACTCGACCGCGACGTCGAGGTCGTCTCGCCCGACGACCCCGCGACCGCGGCCGCGGAGGGCGCGGCGCGCATCGCGGAGCGACTGGTCTGAGCGGCGAGCGAACGCTTCGACTTTTTTCGATCGGTAGACATCCGTGAGCGGCCGCGACGTTCGGTTATAAACAGCGGTGCGGTCGGCGCGTGCCTGCGAGCGCCCACCGGGCGCGAGCAGCACGCGCGAGGGAGTCGGTGGTCCGGAGCGAAGCGGAGGACCACCGACGAGGCTGGGGAGGTGTGAGGTGCTGTGGCGGGCGGGACTCGAAGGGGCAGTCGCGAGGGCGAAGCACGGCGAAGTAAGCACTGGAGGGAGCGAACGAAGTGAGCGACCGAAGCGCGCAGCGAGCCGCGCGAGTCCTCGCGACTGGGGCTTCGGTGGTGTTCGTGTCGATTCCCTGTTTATAAACAGTAGTCACGTACGGCCGAGCGACTGGGGCTTCGGTGGTGTTCGTATCGATCGGCGATTTATCAGAGGCAACCGCGTACGGCCGAGCGCCTTGGGCTTCGACGGTCGTGGTCGTAGCGGTCGTCGTTTCGACCCACCTGGATTCCGCCGACGGCGTCCTCGGTGACGGCTACAGCGTATGAGCCTACACCGCGAACAGCCGCTCGGCGTCCTCCGCCTGCCGACGGTAGATCCCCCTGCCTTTCAGCCGCGGGACCTCGTGGCGGTGGAGCCGCTCCGCCTCGACGTCGTACACGAGGGGGAACACGTTCGTCCGCCGCTTCGCGACCGTGAACCCGGTCATCGCGTCGAGCAGCGACGCGTCCGGGTCCGGGACCGCGAACGTCACGTAGCCGATCGGCGTCGGCGACTCGCCGCCGTCCGTCCGTTCCGGACGGGGATCGACCCGGTCGGCGAGCGCATCGCGGAGCGACGCGGCCGTCTCGGCGAGCGTCTCCGCGTCCGCGTCCGGGGCCGCGACGACGGCGGCCAGCACCGCGACCGCGCCGAGCGAGTCGTCCGTCTCGCGGGTCGCCCACAGGCGGTCGAACTCTCCGGTCCGCTCGTCGACCGCCTCGAAGCCGTGTGTACGCCGGTTCGCGGCGACCGCGTCCCGGTACTGGGGTAGCTCCATACAGGCCGTACGACGTACATGGTAAAAAATGACACACATGGGAGGCCGCGGGCCGCGGGCTGCGGGCCACAGATCGTGTCACTACCCAACAGGAATATCACTCGCCGAGTCCTGTACGACCCATGAATCCGACGCGACGGCGCTACCTCCGCGGCGTGGGCGGGATCGGCGGAGCCGCCGGTCTCGCCGGTTGCGTCTCCGACCCGCCCGGAGACGACGGCGGCCCCGGTGACGACGAGGACGGGGACAACAGTTCCGGGGGCGATACCGGCGGCACCCGTCCCGGCGGCACCGGCGGTCCGGGCGTCGGTATCGTCTCGACCGACGGCGACGTCGATCTGCCGGTCGACTTCGGCGTCGAGGTCGTCAGGGAGGCGGCGACGACCGAGTACCCGCCTCGGCTCCGAACGACGCTCGCGAACGCGAGCGACCGGCGGGTCCGGGTCGGCGAGGGGCGGGGCGTCCACTTCGAGTACGTCGGCGACGACTCCGGGGCGCTCACGTTCCTGCCCGGCGACGTGGAGGCGCGGACCGAGCCGGACTGCTGGCGGCTCACCGACAGCATCGCCGTGACCGAGGAGTACCGGACGTTCGAACTCGGGGCGGGCGAGTCGCGGAGTCGGGAGATCGACCTGTACGCGACCCCCGCGGACACCGACGCCTGCCTCCCGGTCGGCGAGTACCGGTTCGAGACGACCGTTTCGATCGTCTCCGACGACGGCGAACC
This genomic stretch from Halorubrum hochsteinianum harbors:
- a CDS encoding DUF7095 family protein; amino-acid sequence: MERERAVDRLEALVDRVASEPMPVPVREVWAFGDVALGLDPVDRLDVYLTKDVIMGGDADAAAAFEAEYGVKGVGTTVDAAWAEANPDRVRTSDNGYAAPEKCLAAELVEDDEPIHLEVCNAGFEDNVRQRLKGALARDAYEEVLDPRGVCLWVDGERDDEAFDRLREASLAMPTLPAALGMLGADEAAASEAADVLKRRRAEQEGASVRGDMV
- a CDS encoding Mut7-C RNAse domain-containing protein; this encodes MTAGGEDPSDGSDPSAAELPPVLLDVMCGKLATYLRLCGYDAAYALDRGTEADDRLLALAAAEDRVLITRDRDLADRAPDADPAVDAALLTERDVLDQLRELDAAGFRIELAAEPSRCGSCNGPVERVASTEAGADVDDTVDAAADADRPDYVPDDVGMDRPGWRCVDCGQWFWKGGHWDDVAARIDRV
- a CDS encoding helix-hairpin-helix domain-containing protein encodes the protein MSRNDEVATRLEEFADLLEATGVEYKPTAYRRAAENVRDHPAPIEGLAAEGEDAVAEIDRVGDAIAAKIVEYVETGAIEELTDLREELPVDMAGLTAVEGVGPKTVGTLYDALGITDLDELEAAAEAGEIREVSGFGAKTEQNILDNVPFARESRERTRLGDARPVADDALAYFADRDDVAAAEVCGSIRRWKPTIGDIDLLVASEERDPIVDAFTDWPAADATIEAGTGKASVRADGTRVDLRIVDPDEFGAALQYFTGSRAHNVAVRNRAIDRDLKLNEYGLFDVSDVDGEGSEVADADGDEDGGAAEEADATRAGDRVAGESEDEVYRALDMDPVPPELREDRGEVAAAAEGRLPFLVEPDDLRGDLHTHTDWSDGGFSVVEMAAAAEERGHDYHVVTDHATGPGMVGGVGLDEDDIEEQAAAIEEARDAVDIPILHGIEANIDADGGLSTDDETLAALDIVVASPHAALGQDADAATERLVRAVAHPHVDVLGHPTGRLINERPGLDPDIEAVAQAAAANGTAIEVNANPARLDADGEFVRAAIEAGATIAVNTDAHAPRELDNARYGVHTARRGWAEASQVLNARSLNGLRSFLLE
- a CDS encoding DUF2237 family protein, translated to MSTDDPNPGPDDRSDRNVLGGDLEPCGRDPTTGYLRDGYCRDVEGDVGEHTLCAVVTAEFLRYSRDRGNDLITPRPEFDFPGLEPGDRWCLCVGRWVEAADAGVAPPVVLEATDESVLRAVDADRLREHEFDPEAFDPGTLD
- a CDS encoding MFS transporter gives rise to the protein MNRDRIGEYDVLVLVSLVWFLGKFVRYLFPPLFESIQGAYGVSNATVGTAFTGFMVVYALLQFPSGAVADRLGPVRVIVAGAVVAGAGSLAVVVDAPFAVLVAAMLVVGAGTGVHKTVSVRLIARVYPARTGRMLGVHDTLGAMGGVAAPAVVVAALSAPPAVAAVLARLPGADWRAPFLLTGVLAVSLAVATGLRLRSDERLGAETDADADDSPGAAEYFRLFRNPRFSAFVLVTVGFSFAHNGLVAFLPLYLSRAAGLPTSTANLLYSLVFAVTFVQLATGDLSDRVGRFPVMVATLGLAATALVALVALPGLGGGAVAAAVVVAAFGLGSHGFQPVRSAYLMELLPERLAGGGLGVVRTLLMGAGALAPGAAGVVADAVGFRPAFALLAGSMALAAVVAAGLWLTE
- a CDS encoding signal recognition particle protein Srp54, which codes for MVLDDLGTSLRSSLDKLQGKTRLSESDVEEMVKEIQRSLLSADVDVSLVMELSDSIKSRALEEEPPGGTTARDHVLRIVYEEMVDLVGDSTELPLENQTILLAGLQGSGKTTSAAKMAWWFSKKGLRPAVIQTDTFRPGAYDQAKQMCERAEVEFYGNPDNDDPVDIARTGLEETEDADVHIVDTAGRHALEDDLIAEIEEIEGVVDPDRSLLVLDAAIGQGAKEQARQFEASIGIEGVMITKLDGTAKGGGALTAVNETDSSIAFLGTGETVQDIERFEPSGFISRLLGMGDLKQLSERVERAMQETQEEDDDWDPEDMLKGEFTLKDMKRQMDAMNKMGPLDQVMDMIPGLGGGMMDELPDDAMDVTQDRMRRFERIMDSMTEEELENPRVVGQSRVERIARGSGTDEETVQQLLEQHSMMEETIGQFQGMGEGDMQRMMKKMGGGEGGGLGDMMGGGKGPF
- a CDS encoding DICT sensory domain-containing protein, producing MVESLRSFFDELESPERHLVLLNRSSPDPVRKLLDSVFDGQSVSISETVDPESGDDVVALVENGSVVARSTLDELLESVLLINSDLYKTGAIELDEVSLPAVFEGLDEVAFRVRGYPASNKEKLLLIIVSRVIERIAAQHGDGTLRASFQRLSRIDDERGTRSVYERVARSGVDVHVYGVGDVESLSTLPVTVHAGTSYPYRRSWFVVFTPPDGGDGDHVALLALEDEPNVWDAFWTFRPELVTRIERYIAEEV